Within Triticum dicoccoides isolate Atlit2015 ecotype Zavitan chromosome 1B, WEW_v2.0, whole genome shotgun sequence, the genomic segment ttttactggaaagtcaaatgggtctaaaACTTTTCTCACATTACTTCtctacaaatttttcaaattttcaattttattgcataattttttgagttacagaagtttactaaacttccagattactacagactgtcctattcttaacagattctgtttttcgtgtgttgtttgcttattttgatgcatctatggctagtatgtaagagtatgaaccatagagaagttggaatatagtaggtttaataccaatataaacaaagaatgagttaattacagtaccttaaagttgtagtttgctttattacactaacggatctcacaagtttttgtttaagtttttgtgaatgacgtgtttgaagaacgaggagttaccgatgtgagaagaataaagagagacaagagttcaatcttggggatgcccaaggcaccacaagtgaatatttcaaaggatactcaagcatctaagcttggggatgccccggttggcatcccatctttcttcttcaacaaatatcggtatacctcagttattgttttgttcacatgatttgtgtcctttgtgtttttatttttctttaagaatcatgctattatgagatagctcttcatttatttatagaataattcatgtgcttcacttatatcttttaagtatgatcttatataattgctctttgtgcttcacttaaatcatttgagtatggttgtatagaatgcttcgtgcgctTCACTTGTATATTTTGAGCTTCGATattggctagtctatattaattgtagaatgctccaggaacttcacttagtatgaataatactataatttaacatggatttggaagagtgtcaactttaggaattagtgatcccactatcttggagggtgttgaatcttcgtacgatatttatgaaagtggatttggaagagtgtcaactttagttagtattccactatttcggaagaggttccaattgagtatgagaacaaagtttttatccatgatactactgaaaactattatgagggacaaatatatgcttgtaggagttgccacaatatcaagtttcctctctatgtgcttgaaGTTTTAAAGTtaaacttgttttgccttcctatgctagttgattcttgttcctataaattgtgtgctcaaaaaattcctaggcataggaagtgggatagatttaaatgttctagtcatattcttcatgacgctcttttatgtttcaactcttatcttttatatgagcatcattgaaatcatcttgcctagctaaaagacataaagaaaagagcttgttgggagacaacccaatatttacccttaatgtttttgtgtgtctacatgattaatctactgtagtaatcatgttttatagcttttgtttcaataaagtgccaagtaagacctttgggaagacctgGGTTAGAGTTAATgtcatcttgctgtaaaaaacagaaactttgcgttcatgaaattagctgtcattttttttacaaaagagtgcttttgagttgattcttttttgaataagattaatagagaaattactcacgtccaccaatttatttcataatttttggagtagcagaagtatggttaatgttcagatcattacagactgttctgtttctgacagattcttttttcattgcatagtttgcttgttttctagtttctatggcttatatttctcaatataaattgtagaaatgatatggtacagtaggcattaggtgaaaacaattatgaaccttgtctttttacagtaccaaagtgaatggtttagtctttatcatactaacctatctcacgaagttccattaagttttgtgtggttgaagttttcaagttttgggtgagatatcgataggaggagaataaggagtgggaagaccctaagcttggggatgcccaaggcaccccaaggtaatattcaaggaagactcaagcgtctaagcttggggatgccccggaaggcatcccctctttcgtcttcaaaactatcggtataccttacttggagctatatttttattcgtcacataatatgtgttttgcttggagtgtattttcaactttacttgttgtttgaataaaatcattggatatgAAATATTGAATTaaaaaggaaccctcccatggctagttaattatttgactactcagtgtccttcactcatatcatttggagtagtttgtcctttactcatgtgcttcatgtatatcctatgagtaattgggggaatgaattgaatgtcataaatctgaatttgtatatgtttcatatgcttataacatggatagtaatgacttcacatataaagagtatgaggcataaaagttgttgagagttggcaaacatagttttggtcatcgttgcaattaataggaagtaataaggaaagataggttcacatacaaatatattatcttggacatcttttatgattgagagcactcattaagtatgacatgctaaaagagttgacattgtacaaggaagaaaacataatggtttatgttttgtcacaactcagttaaagtatattatcattgaccttccaaatatgttgagcttgcctttccccctcatgctagccaaattccttgcaccaagtagagatactacttgtgcttccaattatccttaaactcagttttgccatgagagtccaccatacctacccatggattgagtaagatccttcaagtaagttgtcatggtgcacgcaataaaaattgctatctaaatatgtatgacttattagtgtagacaAAATAAGCTTtgcacgatcttgttatggaagcaataaaagcgatggactgcataataaaggtccacatacaaggggcaatataaagtgacattcttttgcattaagattttatgcatccaaccctaaatgcacatgacaacctctgcttccctctgcgaagggcctatcttttactttatgtttttactttatggttgagtcaaggtgatcctcacctttccctttttcattttatccttttgcaagctcctcttgcttgaaagatcatgatatatatatccaattggatgtaagttagcatgggctattattgttgacatcacctaaaggtgaatacgttgggaggcaacacaataagcccctatctttctcagtgtccggctgaaactccataaccacaagtattgcgcgagtgttagcaattgtagaagaatatatgatagttgagtatgtggacttgctgaaaagctctattcttgactctttctgatgttatgataaattgcaattgcttcaatgaccgagattatagtttgttagttctcaatgaagtttctgaaccaaacttgacattgtgaatatatTGTTACTTGataatgaaaagttttatgagataagctactattatgacacttattgatgctagaaaaggtgattgaaattatcattgatcaaacttgtgcacctgctagcattcacacttcataaattatttcttttaccatttacctactcgaggacgagcaggaattaagcttggggatgctgatacgtctccaacgtatctataatttatgaaatattcatgctattatattatccatctatgatgttttatatgcatttatatgtcattttatatgatttttgggactaacctattaacctagagcccagtgccagtttctgttttctccttgtttttgtgttttacagaaaagggataccaaacggagtccaatcgacgtgccaatttttgaggattttttatggacgaaaagaagaccacagagcatcggagttgggccagaagagtcccgggctgcccatgagagtggggggcgcgcccacccccctaggggcgcccccctatctcgtggacagcccggagacccccctgacgtgaaaccaactccaaaaattcctataaatacagaaaccttcgggaaataacctagatcggaagttccgtcgccgcaagcctctatagccacgagaaatcaatctaggccctcttcggcatcctgccggagggggccatcatcactggaggccatggaggaggatctcggaggggccatcattgccatgaaggccaaggaccagagggggaaagccatggaggaggaagcacaagggggagaacctctccgcctctctcttggtggcaccggagtgccatcgggaggggaatcatcgccgcggtgatcgtcttcatcaacatcatcatcatcatcaccatcctcatctcttttacgcggtccactctcccgcaccccgctgtaatccctacttgaacatggtgctttatgccacatattatgatccaatgatgtgttgccatcctatgatgttttgagtagatatcttttgtctttgggttgattgatgatctagattggtatgagttgtatgttttactttgatgctgtcctatggtgccctccgtgtcgtgcaagcgtgagggattctcgctgtagggtgttgcaatacgttcatgattcgcttatagtaggttggtgagtgactgaaacacaaatccgagtaagagggattgttgcgtatgggaataaagaggacttgatgctttaatgctatggttgggttttaccttaatgatctttagtagttgcagacgcttgctagagttccaatcataagtgcatatgatccaagtagagaaagtatgttagcttatgcctctccctcacatGAAACTGCAATAAtgaccaccggtcttgttaacaattgcctaggacaattccgcacaccgatccaccattatttcacacttgctatttataatatttagtattatattctaactttatgataacagcacgtacttttatgttttagctctccgatatcatacaaagttattctctgcatacccacaacatagttttatttcttgtttctaattggaagcaaacgtttggtgcacgtagagtcgtatcagtggcagatagggcttgagagaatattgatcttacctttagctccttgtgggttcgacactccagatttatcacttccacctttgggaattgctacgatgattcccttcacttggggattatcagggagcaattagctagagtacctccatacagagcattgtagacatagaatatttttgcaaaatacatatggctctgaatgtgacagacccgttgactaaacttctctcatgagcaaaacatgatcacaccttagtactctttggttgttaatcacatagcgatgtgaactaaattattgactgtAATAAACCCTttcggtgttggtcacatgacgatgtgaattatgggtgttaatcatatatagatatgaatattggtgttacacatggcgatgtgaactagattattgactctagtgcaagtgagagactgaaggaaatatgccctagaggcaataataaagttattatttgtttccttatttcatgataaatttaaaacaAAAAAGAGGTAGCCAACTCCCCTCCAGAACGCTTCCCTGATTGCAGCTTCGTCGGCCGTCGGATCTGCCCATCTGACGTGTTTGAGCCGTTGGATCTTCACAGCAGTAAAATCCAATTTTCACCTCACGGTCATTTTCGCTGGCCAATGACAGGGGGGCTCGCATCGTGTGCTTATTGGCTTGGTTCGTCGTCCCCCCGTGTAAGAAGTTTTGGTCCCCGCGCGTTCCGCGTCCAATCCTACCCTCGCCTCGTCCCACTCCCACTCCCATTCTAGCCGCCaaacaaaccctagcccccttgccCAATGCCCCCCGATCCCCACAGCCGCTGCACGGCCCCGCTCCTCCTTCCCTCCCGCCACAGCCTCTCCTTGCTCGTAGCCGCCTCCTTCCCACCTCCGCCCGAGCTCCGCCTTCCtcacccgcctcctcctccttgccatCGGCGGAAGCGCTGAGCATAGGGGCAGCGGCTGGACGCGATGAGCTTGCCTCCGGCGGCGCTAGGAACCTGCACACAAAGGGCGACCCCATGGATCCGTCCCTGCAGGAGAGAGCTGATGGAGGGAGGATTGAAGGACAGGGGGAGGTAGGCGTGCTGGGGCGGGGTGGTCTCGCCTGCGATCctcgcccgcctcctcctccttgccatCGGCGGAAGCGCTGAGCATAGGGGCAGCGGCTGGACGCGATGAGCTTGCCTCCGGCGGCGCTAGGAACCTGCACGCAAAGGGCGACCTCATGGATCCATCCCTGCAGGAGAGAGAAGATGGAGGGAGGATTGAAGGATAGGGGGAGGTAGGCGTGCTGGGGCGGGGTGGTCTCGCCTGCGATGACAGGGCTGACCGGCCGGAGTTGGATCGAGATCCCATCTGGCACGGCTCGGCTCCAACTCCCTCTTCCAGCTCTCCGCTCCCCGACACTCAAATCTGGTAAATCTCCTCTTAGTTCATTGCGCTCTTGGACGATTACCCGATTAGTTATCAATACTAATCCTGATGCTACCTTGGAACTGTATGGTTGGCTGATTTATCTTGTTTGACCCCTGTTCCAGGCTCTTCTACCCATATCCGTAGCTATGGAAAGAAAGCTTGTAGTGGAGTGGCTTCCTTTGTATGATCTTGGAAGATGGTCTATATTGTTGACTATGGACTTCAGACCGTTTCTATTTTCCTCCGTGAACCTACCACTGATGTTTTGGAGGTGCTGTGTAGATGACCTCTGAAGCCCATTAGAAATCATGGCAACGGCTAAAGGTTAGCGCATTTCGAGAAGCCAACAGATCGCCGCCTACTTCCTTAGGCTGACAATCACCTGCAGGATAAAGTGCGATGTTTTGCCCGAGGGGTTGGAGCAGGACCGCATGATGAGGTGAGAACAAGGGTCATTTCAGATTCACCTGAACCATCCAAAGTATTTGTTAATAAATTTCTTCAAATGAGCAGTCCATCCTATTAATTACAATCCTTTTAGTTCATGTGAGTAGTAGCTGACTTAGTTGTTTATGTGCTTATGAACAGATGAGTATACTTTTATTTTGCTTGGCAGGGGCAAGATCTTGCTATTAATCAACTTTCTAGAATATTTTTTCTTGATATGAATTATGAAATTTGCTTTGTTAACATCTTCATATATTTTCACCTAAAAGGTGTAGGCTGAGATGATCGTTTTATTTGCAGACAAGATCAAGGACTGGGCCAACGCGGTCGTCACGCATGAACTAGTGTAGCCCATTGGCACTGGTAAAGTAGTATCGGCGGCTCAGGGACATGAAGTAAGTTCCTCCGTTTAGGTGTATTGGTGTTTCTGAACTAGCAGGCAGAATTCATCTCGTGACCGCTGGCCGTTGTCTTCTCGTCTCCTAAAATTTGTGACCAAGCGATTATACCTGAAACTGAAGCTTGGTCTTTCTCAAGATTTACCATGGTGTAATTTTATGCTATAGTCAAGCCTTGGATATAAAATAAACATGTTATGAAGATGATATATCAGTTTTAGAAATACATATTGAGGGACTATAGCAGCGTTTCTTTTTACTGAATTTCGTTTTGTTGTTTTTTCATCTATATCGCTCATTTTGTTGACATGATTATTCAAATATGCCTAATGTTCCTTTGTTTTTTCAGGTTTCTCAAAACTAACAAATGCTGCTCTATGATAAATTAGGAGGCTGAAGATGGTAGCTTACTGAACTCTCATTTTGGAAAAAAATCTAGAGATGTGTAGTGCTGATAAAGAAATGCAGGTATGTATGAGTCTGATGTTTGCATCTTGTGATGCTCACATGCTCGTGCAGATGCAATCTGGATTTGCCGCCACCGCCTCGAGTCGCTTCCGCCTGTAAATCCAGTCGCCACCATGGTAATTTCTTTTCAGTCCCAACTCTCGTCCTGTCCCCCGCATTTGCTTGCTACGAGTTATTTCTGTGTGTGTGCTTGTTGGCTTAGTGACGTGTGTGTTCAGGCATGCGTTGTCTTTGCCTGCCAGGGTGTTGGCTCTGCTACTTGGCCGGTTACAGCGAGTAGGAAGCTGATAGGATGGTATTTCTCCTTCGTCAGCCAAGGAGTTCACACATCTCTCGGTTCTCTAGGCATGTCACCATGGACAAGCAGAGTGGGAGGACACTCTTCTACTGGTTCTTGGAGGCTCAGGCACAACGTCTCCTTCTCTAGCTCAATTGGGATTTCTTACTTACCTCATTctcttgtttttcattttttttacttaGTCACTTATTTCTGGAAAGATTTTGTAGCTATTATCTTGAGCTGCTTGTAGTTCAATAATGTTTCGGTTGCTACTTGGGGTGCATACCTGAGAATACACATTATTTTTCAGTTCAATGCACAATAGATAACTTTTGGTTGTCGCCATTAGGACACAAAAGTACTAGATTTTGAAGTTTTTAATAGCTCAAATATGCCAACTGCAGAGCAACATGGCAGTTACAATGGTTCCATGTCCTAATTAGTTCTTTTATTTCGTTTTGCAGGCGTATTATGTTggaggttgtttcttatttttactATAGATCAAGTTTCTTTGTTTCCTTTCTAGCTACCTCTGCTGCATTTGTTTTATATATCCTATATGCTTTAAATATCCTATATGCTATCATGATCCTTGCTTCAGTCATCATGTTGATTTTCCAAATTTGGTCTGGTTTTTTTTGGCCCTTGTGCGCTTTGATCGATGTGCTCTGGCTTTGTGACTCTGATGATGCACATGCAATGGCGGCATGGGTGGAACGAGAGGAAGGATGGGAATCAGCTACTTGCATTCACACGGAGGAGGCAACGTCGACTCGATGGCACAGCAGAGGAGGCTGGGCTCGTTGTGGATCTTCTTGAGGCAGCAGGACGTCGGCAAGAGCATCACTGCTGGCAACGGCTCGAGTGACCTCTTGAGGATCTTCTCCATGAGCACCTGGGACGACACCAACTCCAACATCATGTTCTCAGCGCCCGACAGCAAGAAGGCCGAGGTGCTCAGTGACAGTGATGTCAGCATGGTCACCAACTTCAGCAACATCGACTCCCAGGTAGGACAAACTTCACATATATACACTTCACATCCATCCGGACTCTCCCACCTGCCAATTGTTTAATGCTACACTTCTACTAACACCTTGGTCCAGATTCAGTTAGCCCTCTCGAGTTGGACATGCCCAGGATGGACGACTACCTGCAACTGCAGCAGGACTCCGTCGACTACAGAGTCCATGCCAAGCGTGGCTGCACCACTGACCCGCAGAGCATCGCTTGGGAGGGTTAGTTAGTTTGCTGCAACATTTTTGGTATTCGTCTTGGTGTTGGATGTTTATACTGAACATTTTTCTTCCTTATGTTGTTTAGGAAAGAAGAACAAGGATCAATAAGAGGCTAAGGAGGCTGCAAAGACCTCATTCCCTACATGGACAAGGTCACAAGGTAACTAAATCAGCTGAATTGATGCACACTGTCAATTATGTTACGACACAGAGATGAAATTTTCACCAGGAATTACAGAAAATTGTACTCGCTAAAGTACTAAATCTGATGACTACATGCTGCATATTTAGCGATAAAACTGAATACTAAAGTACTAAATTTGGTGTTCCTAACCCGAGTTGGAAGTGTTGCCCACGAAAATCGGTAGTTGTCAATAACCCAGACCTTAGTTACTTCAGATTTCAGAATTGCAAAAGTGGCAACTAAAAAAAAACTTAAATGTTGGCTATACTTTCTGTCGTTATCATGATGGTGCAATGCTTTGTAGTAGATTCTCTTTGAATCTTTCTCTAACAAGGTTATGGTAGTAATTTGTACAAAAGTTGCTATGATTTTTTGATTCTCAGTTTATTCTACCATGGATTCCCTCTGGTATGTGCATGTTTCACGACTGAATATACATGTGGAAGAAACTTGAGAGCCAATATTAGTGCTAAAGGATTACTCTGATTGCCGATCTATGCTGTCGCGGCAACACAGGCCAATACACATTCAGGAAATATGCGACCAACTTCCCCAAGATCCCGCATCGTCTACTCAGGTTAATTCTCGGTCTACAACCTCCAAAACCTGCAGTTCTATTTTTAAAAATGCTTAAGCACCCATTGCTCTAAGCGTCAGCCTGTCGCTTCGCTTATGCTTCATGCTTTCCTGAACATTGATTTCTATCAAACTTGTTTTTTAAGTTTTCATGCTGATTACTGATTGTGGGAGCTGAATTGTGCTCCGGTGGAAGTGTTAGAGTGTATCATTTTTGTAAGCATAATCTATATCCATTGCTATTGGGAACATACCCATGTAAGTATTTGTAAGAATCCTGTAGGAGCATGCTACTAGGACTTATGTAGATTGCTATtctagacattggatgagaatggtCTGCATCCTATATATGGTCTTAGTGCGTCTAAAAAAGCACGTGTTAGATAACTATCAGCACAACGGTTTCTAACCAATAGAAAGTTACTCCCATTGGTATATATGAGGGAATGTTTAACATTTTGTTAGAATAATGGTTTTATTAATTGGATCATTATCACTTTCATGGTGCGCCTACTTTCAGATATGTAAAATCCAGGACTCTATGTAATGTGCCTTCAATATCTATTTAACAGTTGAATAGCAACATCAAATCATTCCTCGAACTTATTATATCATGCTCTCCAACTTCTTGACATTTATTTTCAATTAAACAAATCTTGTTCATAGTGAAAAATATATTTTATAGAAAAATAGCCCTTTATTCTGTTTATTATCTCTAGCTACTTCTACTGTGGTCCTTGCTTAATACTGATGTTTGTCTTGTGATTGATTCAGGATATTCTGTGCCCCAAGCCCTACAGAATAATGCCCAGTCTAATTTCAACAGTGGGCACgacaacatcaaacttctctcttcAATATTGAAGAAGCGGCTTACTCGGATCAATGGGCATGCACTCAGAAAAATAGGTAAAGAGTACGTGATATTCCtagagtaaataaaggacatggtGTGCTCATAAGTTAGACAGAAGCAAAATGTTATTTATTATGCTCCTGTTGTATCTTTGGACGTTTTCTTCCAGCTACCAATACCCCAGTATTGAATATTTACTTTCCCATTGTCGTACATAAACTGATGTTAGTATTTGTGCATACTCTTTGTCTTAAGTGGGCTTTCTTTTAAAAAACATGCCTTTATATTACCCAAATAACATAACAGATTATGTAATCTAAGTATATATTTTAAGAGATAAGTCTTAGTTTTTCATATAGATGGGTTACAAATTGTATGGATTCAAATTGGACTTTGTCATTTGGTCGCAAAATGATCACAGTGATGTGTACGACCTCCTCCTAGATGTATTAATCTCAATCTCATGTTTGGTTTTCTTCCCTTTTCTCTTCTAATGATGTAATTTCTTTTACTAAGATAACACCATGTTTGTTGTAATGCCTTATTTGATGTAAGATCCCTTTTCTACTTTGAATGAATTTACTTCATATATTAGTTTAGTTCATCATTCAGAGACGGTGGAATATTTTTGTCCTTCATGGTTAAATGAGCATTGTGTA encodes:
- the LOC119324593 gene encoding uncharacterized protein LOC119324593 isoform X1, which codes for MGGTRGRMGISYLHSHGGGNVDSMAQQRRLGSLWIFLRQQDVGKSITAGNGSSDLLRIFSMSTWDDTNSNIMFSAPDSKKAEVLSDSDVSMVTNFSNIDSQIQLALSSWTCPGWTTTCNCSRTPSTTESMPSVAAPLTRRASLGRERRTRINKRLRRLQRPHSLHGQGHKANTHSGNMRPTSPRSRIVYSGYSVPQALQNNAQSNFNSGHDNIKLLSSILKKRLTRINGHALRKIGKEYVIFLE
- the LOC119324593 gene encoding uncharacterized protein LOC119324593 isoform X2 → MGGTRGRMGISYLHSHGGGNVDSMAQQRRLGSLWIFLRQQDVGKSITAGNGSSDLLRIFSMSTWDDTNSNIMFSAPDSKKAEVLSDSDVSMVTNFSNIDSQLALSSWTCPGWTTTCNCSRTPSTTESMPSVAAPLTRRASLGRERRTRINKRLRRLQRPHSLHGQGHKANTHSGNMRPTSPRSRIVYSGYSVPQALQNNAQSNFNSGHDNIKLLSSILKKRLTRINGHALRKIGKEYVIFLE